In the Gordonia westfalica genome, one interval contains:
- a CDS encoding phage N-6-adenine-methyltransferase yields MSGRAMGSHQCATTGDDVWLTPPHVLDALGPFDLDPCAAPAEANWTTARHHYRLPDDGLTLPWEGRVWCNPPYSNVWRWLDRLANHGTGTALIFARTETAGFQAQVWRRATAVLFLEGRLTFHHRDGSKAAANSGAPSCLVAYGTDDAGRLLDSGLPGAFVHGWSITAVDDQPSLFEEAS; encoded by the coding sequence GTGAGCGGGCGGGCGATGGGATCGCATCAGTGCGCCACCACCGGGGACGACGTGTGGCTGACACCACCGCACGTCCTCGACGCCCTCGGCCCGTTCGACCTCGACCCGTGCGCCGCACCGGCAGAAGCGAACTGGACGACCGCACGCCACCACTACCGACTACCCGACGACGGACTCACACTGCCGTGGGAAGGGCGCGTGTGGTGCAACCCGCCCTACTCCAATGTGTGGCGGTGGCTCGACCGGCTCGCCAACCACGGCACCGGCACCGCACTGATCTTCGCCCGCACCGAGACCGCCGGATTCCAGGCGCAGGTGTGGCGGCGGGCGACCGCAGTGCTGTTCCTCGAAGGGCGGCTCACCTTCCACCACCGCGATGGATCGAAGGCCGCGGCGAACAGCGGCGCACCGTCCTGCCTCGTCGCATACGGGACAGATGACGCGGGCCGACTGCTCGACAGCGGACTCCCTGGCGCGTTCGTCCATGGCTGGTCGATCACGGCAGTTGACGACCAACCATCCCTCTTCGAGGAGGCGTCATGA
- a CDS encoding WhiB family transcriptional regulator produces MSNGFHIEPSTTRMDQGRRSNTLDEKKQALGSSNTFPGANVLNRNRNVSDLPKPPAWHEGAPCASSDPDAFFPSHYGVTQTADAKRICAGCDRREVCLQWALDNREPHGVVGGTTPRERQAMWKQGAA; encoded by the coding sequence ATGAGTAACGGCTTCCACATCGAACCCTCCACCACCCGAATGGATCAGGGCAGAAGATCCAACACCCTGGACGAGAAGAAGCAGGCGTTGGGGTCGTCGAACACGTTCCCCGGTGCGAATGTGTTGAACCGCAACCGGAATGTTTCTGATCTGCCGAAACCGCCGGCCTGGCATGAGGGCGCTCCCTGCGCCTCCTCAGACCCGGACGCGTTCTTTCCCTCCCATTACGGGGTGACGCAAACCGCTGACGCGAAACGGATCTGCGCCGGCTGTGACCGCCGGGAGGTGTGTTTGCAGTGGGCGTTGGACAACCGTGAACCGCACGGTGTGGTTGGGGGTACGACTCCGCGTGAACGTCAGGCCATGTGGAAGCAGGGGGCGGCATGA